The Candidatus Zixiibacteriota bacterium genome window below encodes:
- a CDS encoding Wzz/FepE/Etk N-terminal domain-containing protein produces the protein MSRKITFREKSPDNSLNNDTATGNSFNFEISMFEMARLILRKKKLISILTLSIMLLTTGYLFTLPNLYTSTATILPSGKSGAGMSAYLKSLVGLGIPAAISDENSSALFPVILNSQLVAKAVLAKEYEFEHNSESKKLTLPEYFDQTDPDKLRRSMMTITTIKMSQKTGEIAMGVETEFPEFSQAVLTKYIAQLEEFNLYKRRTSATDNEKYLARQIEKTKVKLTAAENKLETFQLANQNWAMTDSPEILKELMRLKREVEIASGTYLMLTQQYEMAKFVAKKDVPITRILDAPSLPTQKSGPFRRNIILLTGLLSCGLICFGIVLWDIFIKATGGKNKHEFGNFKSEIKIAFPRTNRMISRIKKSQEESTEVV, from the coding sequence ATGTCCAGAAAAATAACGTTTAGAGAAAAATCGCCGGATAATAGTTTGAACAATGACACGGCTACGGGCAATTCTTTCAATTTCGAGATAAGCATGTTCGAGATGGCCCGTTTGATTCTCCGTAAAAAGAAACTGATCTCTATCTTAACTCTGAGTATCATGTTGCTTACGACCGGATACCTGTTTACTTTACCGAATTTATATACCTCCACGGCGACGATTCTTCCCTCCGGAAAATCAGGTGCCGGTATGTCGGCGTATCTAAAAAGCCTTGTCGGGCTTGGCATTCCGGCAGCAATATCGGATGAGAATTCATCGGCCCTGTTCCCTGTCATATTGAATTCGCAACTGGTGGCCAAAGCGGTTCTGGCCAAAGAATATGAATTTGAACATAATTCGGAGTCCAAAAAGTTAACCCTGCCGGAGTATTTCGATCAGACTGATCCGGATAAATTACGTCGCTCAATGATGACTATCACGACTATCAAAATGTCTCAAAAAACCGGCGAAATAGCTATGGGAGTCGAGACGGAGTTTCCGGAATTTTCGCAGGCTGTGTTAACTAAATATATCGCGCAACTGGAAGAATTTAACCTGTATAAAAGGCGCACTTCAGCCACCGATAATGAAAAATACCTCGCTCGTCAAATTGAAAAAACCAAAGTCAAGTTAACCGCCGCCGAAAATAAGCTGGAGACTTTTCAGTTGGCCAACCAAAACTGGGCCATGACTGACAGCCCCGAAATACTAAAAGAATTGATGCGGCTCAAACGCGAAGTTGAAATCGCGTCCGGAACTTATTTGATGCTGACCCAGCAGTACGAAATGGCCAAATTTGTCGCCAAAAAAGACGTTCCCATTACCAGAATCCTTGATGCTCCCTCTCTCCCGACTCAAAAGTCAGGTCCCTTTCGGCGGAATATCATTCTCCTGACGGGGTTATTATCCTGCGGATTAATCTGCTTCGGCATTGTTCTCTGGGATATTTTCATAAAAGCTACCGGGGGCAAAAATAAACACGAATTCGGTAATTTCAAAAGCGAAATAAAAATCGCCTTTCCTCGAACAAATCGAATGATTTCCAGGATAAAAAAATCTCAAGAGGAATCTACTGAGGTGGTGTAA
- a CDS encoding N-acetyl sugar amidotransferase, whose product MTGDDARKNKHIRYCNRCVMPETKPDLYIDEEGVCNACRSYENRAAVDWDARKTELREILEKYRNKNNTNYDCIVPVSGGKDSTFQAVKLLEMGMNPLCVTSTTCKLSEIGRKNIENLKMRGVDYIEFTTNPLVRRKINRIGLRQIGDISWPEHLTIFTIPVRLAVQMNIPLLVWGENSQNEYGGPAANAESNILDRRWLEEFGGLLGLRVTDLIGQEDIKTSHLVSYTYPTDKELKKVGVTGLFLGYYFPWDGYANALFAQGHGMQTYPTAIEGSLVNYENLDNLQTGIHDYFKFIKYGFGRTTDFCCLHLRRGRLTREDALELVKMRDGKFPWTYLGVSIEEILKDIDVSIDEFVSICDRFTNKRLFKCDARGNLIKDRNGNLTKINYDNMEE is encoded by the coding sequence ATGACCGGGGATGATGCTCGAAAAAATAAGCACATCCGATATTGTAATCGCTGCGTTATGCCGGAAACCAAACCGGATTTGTATATTGATGAAGAGGGGGTCTGTAACGCTTGCCGCAGTTACGAAAACCGCGCGGCCGTGGACTGGGATGCCCGCAAGACTGAACTTCGGGAGATTCTCGAAAAGTATCGCAACAAAAACAACACCAATTATGATTGTATTGTCCCGGTAAGCGGAGGAAAGGACAGCACTTTTCAGGCAGTCAAACTTCTGGAAATGGGCATGAATCCGTTGTGCGTGACGTCAACGACATGTAAACTGTCGGAAATTGGAAGGAAAAACATTGAAAATTTAAAAATGCGCGGGGTAGATTATATTGAATTTACCACCAATCCTCTGGTCCGGCGCAAAATTAATCGTATTGGTTTACGCCAAATAGGCGATATTTCATGGCCGGAGCATTTGACGATTTTCACGATTCCGGTTCGCTTGGCGGTACAAATGAACATCCCCCTCCTGGTCTGGGGTGAAAATTCGCAGAATGAGTATGGCGGCCCGGCGGCCAATGCCGAAAGCAATATTCTCGACCGGAGATGGCTGGAAGAATTTGGCGGTCTTCTCGGTTTGCGGGTGACCGATTTAATCGGACAGGAGGACATCAAAACCAGTCACCTTGTCAGTTATACTTATCCGACAGATAAAGAATTGAAAAAGGTTGGAGTCACCGGATTGTTCCTCGGATATTATTTTCCATGGGACGGTTATGCCAACGCTCTCTTCGCACAGGGCCATGGCATGCAGACGTATCCGACCGCGATTGAAGGCTCATTGGTCAACTATGAAAACCTGGATAATCTGCAAACGGGCATTCATGATTATTTCAAATTTATTAAGTATGGTTTCGGGCGCACGACCGATTTTTGCTGCCTCCATCTAAGGCGGGGCCGGTTGACACGCGAGGATGCTCTTGAGCTGGTCAAAATGCGCGACGGCAAATTCCCCTGGACATATCTGGGAGTTTCCATCGAAGAAATTCTGAAAGATATAGATGTTTCGATCGATGAATTCGTATCGATTTGTGATCGTTTTACCAATAAACGTCTTTTCAAATGCGATGCCCGCGGCAATCTCATCAAAGACCGCAACGGCAATCTGACCAAGATTAACTATGACAACATGGAAGAGTAA
- a CDS encoding GDP-mannose 4,6-dehydratase, producing MKALITGITGQDGSYLAEFLLSRGYKVHGIIRPASSSHTGRINHIIDRLQLHQVDILDQMEILHLLEEIKPNEIYNLVGMSCDLGKAHQFEMGGQTNAIGPVKLLEAIRMIDPQIKFFQASTSEIFAPSDELITENSPFDPTSAYAISKFCAHQMTVMYREKYNLITSCGILFDHESPRRNPRYLTRQITRGAAKIKLGLQDRLVLDTIDIQKDWGYAGDYVRAFWMMIQHPRPDNFIIATGKLRSLEDFCQTAFAAVDLDWQDYLTVRDSLILRVNPKQRIGDASHAHRKLLWEPEVSFNQIVQLMVDSELERLSPKYQIPTEFLSNSNSEVPT from the coding sequence ATGAAGGCACTTATAACAGGAATTACCGGGCAGGACGGTTCATATTTGGCGGAGTTTCTTTTATCGCGCGGATATAAAGTTCACGGAATTATCCGTCCTGCATCTTCCAGTCACACCGGACGCATAAATCACATCATTGACCGTCTTCAGCTTCATCAGGTTGATATTCTTGACCAAATGGAGATATTACATCTCCTCGAAGAGATTAAGCCAAATGAGATTTATAATCTTGTCGGTATGTCATGCGATCTCGGCAAAGCTCATCAATTCGAAATGGGCGGACAAACCAATGCTATCGGACCGGTAAAATTGCTGGAAGCGATCAGAATGATTGACCCCCAAATAAAATTTTTCCAGGCATCGACATCGGAGATTTTTGCCCCCTCGGATGAGTTGATAACCGAGAACTCGCCTTTTGATCCGACGTCGGCTTACGCGATCTCCAAGTTTTGCGCCCATCAGATGACGGTCATGTACCGGGAAAAATATAACCTGATAACGTCGTGCGGCATTTTGTTCGACCATGAATCGCCCCGCCGCAACCCGCGCTATTTAACCAGGCAAATTACCAGAGGCGCGGCCAAAATTAAACTCGGCCTACAGGATCGCCTGGTTCTCGATACTATCGACATTCAGAAGGATTGGGGTTATGCGGGAGATTACGTTCGCGCTTTCTGGATGATGATTCAGCATCCCCGTCCGGATAATTTTATTATCGCGACCGGAAAATTACGCTCTCTGGAAGATTTTTGTCAGACCGCTTTTGCCGCTGTCGATCTCGACTGGCAGGATTACCTTACCGTCAGAGATTCTCTCATTTTGCGCGTTAATCCGAAGCAGAGAATAGGCGACGCATCTCACGCCCACCGCAAACTTCTCTGGGAGCCGGAAGTTTCTTTCAATCAAATTGTTCAATTGATGGTTGACTCCGAACTGGAACGCCTTTCACCCAAATATCAAATACCGACCGAATTTCTTTCAAATTCTAACAGTGAGGTACCTACGTGA
- a CDS encoding glycosyltransferase family 4 protein translates to MPANQSQDRSVIIVNDFAHINGGAALVALSSARALASRGYKVVLLAAVKPIDPDLAASDVEVVCTGQKEILTDPNRFRAARQGLWNRRAARKMKELLNHYEPQKTIVHVHGWTKSLSSSVIRAAIKKNYPIVISLHDYFTVCPNGGFFNYPKNEICNLKAMSPSCVFSNCDKYGYAQKLYRVIRQMIQKRLGLTPNAIKHFISISDFSKDILNNYLPSDAQIMSVPNPIFIERQDCAVPGNNDYFVIVGRLSPEKGLFLAAEAAREAHVNLKFVGDGELKENLAKSYPEFEITGWLDREAVVECVKSARALILPSLWYETQGLVVAEAAALGIPAIVPDTCAACDMIINGETGHWFTGGNSHDLADKIALLKNSEMLNRIGRNAYDNFWSNPPTLDNHIEHLIKAYHKILSNFGK, encoded by the coding sequence ATGCCGGCCAATCAAAGCCAGGATCGCAGCGTCATCATTGTTAATGATTTTGCTCATATCAACGGCGGCGCGGCTTTAGTCGCTTTGTCTTCGGCGCGGGCCCTGGCTTCCCGAGGATATAAAGTCGTTTTGTTGGCAGCGGTGAAACCGATCGATCCCGATCTGGCGGCGTCAGACGTCGAAGTTGTCTGTACCGGACAAAAAGAAATCCTGACCGATCCCAATCGCTTTCGCGCCGCGCGGCAAGGCCTGTGGAACCGACGCGCGGCCCGCAAAATGAAAGAGCTTTTGAATCATTATGAGCCCCAAAAAACAATCGTCCATGTCCACGGATGGACTAAGAGCCTGTCATCGAGCGTTATTCGGGCGGCTATCAAAAAAAACTATCCGATCGTAATCAGCCTTCATGATTATTTCACGGTCTGCCCCAACGGTGGATTTTTTAATTATCCCAAAAATGAAATTTGCAATCTGAAGGCCATGTCGCCATCCTGTGTTTTTTCCAATTGTGACAAATACGGCTACGCGCAAAAATTATATCGAGTCATCAGGCAAATGATTCAAAAAAGATTGGGACTGACGCCGAATGCCATCAAACATTTCATTTCAATTTCCGATTTTAGCAAAGATATTCTTAATAATTATTTGCCTTCCGACGCCCAAATTATGTCGGTTCCAAATCCGATTTTTATTGAGAGGCAGGATTGCGCCGTTCCGGGAAATAACGACTATTTTGTAATCGTAGGACGTCTTTCTCCGGAAAAAGGATTATTTTTGGCGGCTGAAGCAGCTCGTGAAGCGCACGTGAATTTGAAATTTGTCGGTGATGGGGAATTAAAAGAAAATCTGGCCAAATCATATCCGGAATTTGAAATAACCGGATGGCTTGATCGCGAGGCGGTTGTCGAATGCGTCAAATCCGCGCGAGCCCTGATTTTGCCGTCGCTCTGGTACGAAACCCAGGGGCTGGTCGTTGCCGAAGCGGCCGCACTGGGAATTCCGGCAATTGTTCCCGATACCTGCGCCGCTTGCGATATGATAATAAACGGCGAGACCGGCCATTGGTTCACCGGTGGAAACAGCCATGATCTGGCCGATAAAATCGCTTTATTAAAAAATAGCGAAATGCTCAATCGCATTGGCCGGAATGCCTATGATAATTTTTGGTCAAATCCTCCGACGCTCGATAATCACATTGAGCATTTGATTAAGGCATACCATAAAATCCTGTCGAATTTCGGCAAATAA
- a CDS encoding DapH/DapD/GlmU-related protein translates to MIKYLFQDYSRNRGQVKIIFIVTFFRLINIFTGRKKSFLWFIGIPLMVIYRVVVEYILCVELRTSTQIGPGLKIEHGYGMVINDSTVIGKNFHIRHCVTIGCKMLSDGSQGPSPVFGDNVEIGANSCIIGGINIGNNVKIGAGSVVVKDVPDNAVVVGNPAKIIKYLDPQDMPKESIRD, encoded by the coding sequence ATGATTAAATATTTGTTTCAGGATTACTCACGTAACAGAGGCCAGGTCAAAATTATATTTATCGTGACGTTTTTCCGTTTGATCAATATTTTCACCGGCCGCAAAAAATCATTCTTATGGTTCATCGGAATCCCTTTGATGGTAATCTATCGCGTCGTGGTCGAATATATACTGTGCGTCGAATTGCGGACGTCAACTCAAATCGGCCCCGGTCTCAAAATCGAGCACGGTTATGGTATGGTCATCAACGACAGCACCGTCATCGGCAAAAATTTCCATATTCGCCATTGCGTCACAATTGGCTGTAAGATGTTGTCGGACGGTTCCCAGGGGCCCAGTCCGGTCTTTGGCGATAATGTTGAGATCGGCGCCAACTCGTGCATCATTGGCGGCATCAATATCGGCAATAACGTCAAAATCGGGGCCGGGAGCGTTGTCGTGAAAGACGTTCCTGACAATGCTGTCGTGGTCGGCAATCCGGCCAAAATAATTAAGTATCTCGACCCGCAAGATATGCCCAAAGAATCAATCCGGGATTAA
- a CDS encoding glycosyltransferase family 4 protein yields the protein MQKKLIIKNRIETTDDRPVEYRDAVIDDLKIAVVHDWLITYGGAERVLEQILSIFPQADLFALYDFTPEGKRGYFLDKQVTTSCLQKFPFARKKYRSYLPFMPYAVEQFDLSDYDLIISSSHAVAHGIVTNAEQLHISYINNTMVYAWDLYHHYLAGAKLNKGFSGLLAKGIMHYIRMWDAASSHRVDEYIANSRYMARRINKIYGRESSVIYPPVETDKFSFHAKKDDFYVVVSRLVPFKRIDLIVDAFNKMPNKNLVILGDGPDMDKLKARASKNIQFLGFQGRDIVNDFVKRAKAFLFSSVEPFGIAVVEAHACGTPVIAFGKGAAPEIVTDGENGILFRKQTPEGLIEAVERFENEQTSFEPEIIRQNSLRFSTDRFKNQFFDFVRRKVQDRFGSQVVNEAVNEIYPSIKNRMAGLERVNVQKNNV from the coding sequence ATGCAAAAAAAATTAATTATCAAGAATCGAATCGAAACAACCGATGATCGCCCGGTTGAATATCGTGATGCCGTTATCGATGATTTAAAAATTGCCGTCGTTCATGATTGGCTGATTACATATGGCGGGGCCGAACGAGTTCTCGAACAAATTCTTTCGATTTTTCCTCAGGCGGATTTATTCGCGCTTTATGATTTCACACCGGAGGGAAAGCGAGGGTATTTTCTCGACAAACAGGTAACCACATCCTGCCTGCAAAAATTCCCATTCGCCCGAAAGAAATACCGCTCGTATCTGCCGTTTATGCCTTATGCCGTCGAGCAGTTTGATTTGTCGGATTATGATTTGATAATTTCGTCATCGCACGCCGTGGCGCACGGGATTGTGACCAACGCCGAACAATTACATATTAGCTATATCAATAACACCATGGTCTATGCCTGGGATTTATACCATCATTACCTGGCCGGAGCCAAATTGAATAAAGGTTTTTCCGGTCTTCTGGCCAAAGGCATCATGCATTATATCCGCATGTGGGACGCCGCTTCATCACATCGCGTTGATGAATACATAGCCAATTCGAGATACATGGCGCGGCGGATAAATAAAATCTATGGCCGCGAATCGAGCGTCATTTATCCTCCGGTCGAGACCGATAAATTTTCGTTTCATGCCAAAAAAGATGATTTTTATGTCGTCGTATCGAGACTGGTTCCCTTTAAACGAATCGATTTAATCGTCGACGCCTTCAATAAAATGCCTAATAAAAATCTCGTCATCCTGGGTGACGGTCCCGACATGGACAAGCTAAAAGCTCGGGCGTCGAAAAATATCCAGTTTTTGGGTTTCCAGGGCCGGGATATCGTCAATGATTTTGTCAAACGCGCCAAAGCCTTCCTCTTTTCATCGGTTGAACCTTTCGGAATTGCCGTCGTCGAGGCTCATGCCTGCGGAACGCCGGTCATCGCCTTCGGCAAAGGTGCGGCGCCCGAGATAGTGACCGACGGCGAGAATGGAATTCTCTTCAGAAAACAGACACCTGAGGGACTAATCGAGGCCGTTGAAAGATTTGAAAACGAGCAAACTTCGTTTGAACCGGAAATAATCAGGCAAAATTCGCTGAGATTTTCAACCGATAGATTTAAAAATCAATTTTTTGACTTCGTGCGCCGGAAAGTTCAGGATCGATTTGGAAGTCAAGTTGTGAATGAAGCTGTCAATGAAATTTATCCCTCGATTAAAAACAGAATGGCGGGTTTGGAGAGAGTAAATGTCCAGAAAAATAACGTTTAG
- a CDS encoding DUF6418 domain-containing protein — MPINAAAVILYIASCIYIIRKDKRIFVFFAFLAFSQIWALVSCFYNDLGIYNIELFRFTEPTYATFRLAMLYVVFNLGFLAAMRTFQNSFPARVDYRITRETLQLGGIKIAVYGCVGLVIVYIAHNFMTGGIPVFSGFGRLGYFEETGRLEKILLLYGFLFAFILGYFRPTGKKYSLNSIILIIYLAFLILTGNKFSSLISMVTYYYAPIFAKHYNQKPDVKLLNTRNVLIALLIIILTVAFAFTTYKYATDDNDSEFASLYLKNRVLAFQGEMWWAADYEYHNGNLYDNKHWQIELKAILSRRDVSTTDVGMKYLMIRILGPEKAYPIIERGYLYTMTYPAILIAMFPYWIVIFIQFFAGFIFFIVLYYLYYSIIYTHLFRSIITLTILLPLTVVLVTGNLTVFFTLGILIKALILAILELGGAKTQSRPV; from the coding sequence ATGCCGATTAACGCTGCGGCCGTCATATTGTATATCGCTTCCTGCATTTACATCATCAGAAAAGATAAAAGGATTTTTGTCTTTTTCGCGTTTCTGGCCTTCTCTCAAATCTGGGCGTTGGTTTCATGCTTTTATAATGATTTGGGAATATACAATATAGAGCTGTTCCGCTTTACGGAACCCACCTATGCCACGTTTAGATTGGCGATGCTCTATGTCGTATTCAATCTCGGATTTTTGGCTGCCATGCGAACTTTTCAAAATTCTTTTCCGGCCCGGGTTGATTATCGGATTACCCGCGAAACGTTACAACTGGGCGGCATAAAAATTGCCGTTTACGGTTGCGTTGGCCTTGTTATTGTCTATATCGCACATAATTTCATGACCGGCGGCATTCCCGTTTTTTCCGGGTTTGGTAGATTAGGGTATTTTGAGGAAACCGGCCGCCTGGAGAAAATCTTATTACTCTATGGCTTTCTGTTCGCGTTTATCCTCGGTTATTTTCGTCCAACAGGCAAAAAATATTCATTGAACAGTATCATACTGATAATCTATTTAGCCTTTTTGATTTTGACGGGAAACAAATTTTCATCCTTGATTTCAATGGTGACCTATTATTACGCGCCAATATTTGCAAAACATTATAATCAAAAACCGGACGTGAAACTTCTAAACACCAGAAATGTCCTCATTGCCCTTCTTATAATTATCCTGACAGTGGCCTTTGCGTTTACAACCTACAAATATGCAACTGATGATAATGATAGCGAATTCGCATCATTGTACTTAAAGAACCGAGTACTGGCATTTCAGGGCGAAATGTGGTGGGCGGCCGACTATGAGTATCATAATGGTAATTTATACGATAACAAGCACTGGCAAATCGAGCTCAAAGCAATTCTTTCACGGCGAGACGTATCGACCACAGATGTCGGTATGAAGTATTTGATGATAAGAATCCTGGGGCCGGAAAAAGCGTACCCTATCATAGAAAGAGGCTATCTATATACGATGACTTATCCGGCCATTTTGATTGCCATGTTTCCCTATTGGATTGTAATTTTCATTCAATTTTTTGCAGGTTTTATCTTTTTTATTGTCCTCTATTATTTGTATTACTCGATAATATATACTCACCTATTTCGCTCCATTATAACTCTGACTATTCTTCTGCCGCTGACGGTGGTTCTGGTGACCGGGAATCTAACGGTTTTCTTCACTTTGGGAATACTTATTAAAGCTCTTATTTTGGCAATCTTAGAATTGGGGGGAGCGAAAACTCAAAGCAGGCCCGTCTAA
- a CDS encoding imidazole glycerol phosphate synthase cyclase subunit: protein MSVKIRVMPTLLYKDLGLVKGKGFDSWRRFGGVMQAVKVYNMREVDELVFVDVTATDQGREPDYEIIDEIADECFMPLTVGGGIKSVEHVRQLLIVGADKIAINSEIVENPELIRQVARKFGSQCMVASIDFRCHDNGKYEVFTESGTKPTGLDPVEWAKTVEEYEAGEILLTSVERDGTMIGYDVEITRKVTDAVSIPVIASGGAGEYEHMAQVLGEGKASAVAAGAIYHYTQHTPLEAKKYLKDHGFNVRI from the coding sequence ATGTCGGTTAAAATTCGAGTCATGCCAACTTTGCTGTATAAGGACCTCGGTTTGGTCAAAGGCAAGGGGTTTGATTCCTGGCGGCGTTTCGGCGGCGTGATGCAGGCGGTTAAGGTATATAATATGCGCGAAGTCGATGAGCTTGTATTCGTCGATGTTACGGCAACCGATCAGGGGCGCGAACCCGATTATGAGATCATTGATGAGATCGCCGATGAATGCTTTATGCCATTAACCGTGGGAGGCGGAATAAAATCTGTGGAGCATGTTCGCCAGCTTCTGATAGTCGGAGCGGATAAGATTGCGATAAATTCCGAGATAGTCGAAAATCCGGAATTAATCCGGCAGGTGGCCCGCAAATTCGGTTCACAATGCATGGTCGCCTCAATAGATTTCAGATGTCACGATAACGGCAAATATGAAGTGTTCACCGAATCGGGAACAAAGCCGACCGGCCTCGACCCAGTCGAGTGGGCAAAAACGGTCGAGGAATACGAAGCCGGAGAAATCCTTCTAACATCGGTTGAACGCGACGGGACTATGATCGGATATGACGTGGAAATAACCCGAAAAGTCACAGATGCTGTTTCAATACCTGTCATCGCTTCCGGGGGGGCCGGAGAATATGAACATATGGCCCAGGTATTGGGCGAAGGCAAAGCATCAGCTGTTGCTGCCGGTGCTATCTATCATTACACGCAGCACACCCCCCTCGAAGCCAAAAAATATCTCAAAGACCACGGCTTTAACGTTCGTATCTAA
- a CDS encoding NHL repeat-containing protein — translation MPIKRLQGRFWLFFTGATILFILSCGNEDDNMTNSPLESQWDISESPYNGGKLLVLDGFIGPYGITVASDGNIYVSDLKEGRVVRFNRNFRYTGWLGMNDSNSNSASGWHISGTPVRGTETGMFNMAHSVDFDARGNIFIADYLNGRIHKYSPQGQFLGLFFDPPSRPELAFDGCANGNFDRDFNLWVSDFNAHRVFKFGPDGSLIGWMGEYESGGLTSGFADTGQAKISYINGGLYKPHMVQCDEQGNIYIVETGNHRVQKFDSSGRFLGWIGARSGGGLTDGWETTGESVASDLPGGFSAPVSLQLVNDELMIITDNTNHRIQKFDIDGHFIGWLGGKPDSTVTTGWETSGQSGPGGDAPGMFLAPYDARLHGDTLYVADGHNGRIQVFILDNP, via the coding sequence GTGCCTATCAAAAGATTACAAGGCAGATTCTGGCTATTTTTCACGGGTGCGACGATTTTATTTATTCTTTCATGCGGCAATGAAGATGACAATATGACTAATTCGCCTCTCGAATCTCAATGGGATATTTCGGAATCTCCGTATAATGGGGGAAAATTATTAGTTCTTGACGGTTTTATCGGACCCTATGGCATAACTGTCGCGTCTGACGGAAATATTTACGTCTCTGACCTCAAAGAAGGTCGGGTTGTCCGGTTTAACCGGAATTTTCGATATACCGGATGGCTGGGGATGAACGACAGCAATTCGAATTCGGCATCAGGTTGGCATATCTCCGGAACACCGGTCCGGGGAACCGAAACGGGCATGTTCAATATGGCTCATTCGGTTGATTTTGACGCCCGGGGTAATATCTTTATTGCCGATTATCTCAACGGCCGAATTCATAAATATTCTCCACAGGGGCAATTTCTGGGATTGTTTTTTGATCCGCCGTCGCGACCGGAACTGGCATTTGACGGTTGCGCCAACGGTAACTTTGATCGTGATTTTAATCTCTGGGTCAGTGATTTCAACGCTCATCGAGTTTTCAAATTTGGCCCTGACGGGAGTCTAATTGGTTGGATGGGCGAATATGAATCGGGCGGCCTGACATCGGGATTTGCCGATACCGGCCAGGCCAAAATTTCTTATATCAACGGCGGGCTTTATAAACCGCACATGGTTCAATGCGATGAGCAGGGCAACATTTATATCGTTGAAACGGGAAACCATCGTGTCCAGAAATTCGATTCGTCCGGTCGGTTCTTGGGATGGATAGGCGCCCGTTCCGGCGGTGGATTGACGGACGGCTGGGAAACCACGGGCGAATCGGTCGCGTCAGATTTGCCGGGTGGTTTCAGCGCTCCGGTATCTTTGCAACTTGTTAATGATGAACTGATGATAATAACCGACAATACCAATCATCGCATTCAGAAATTCGATATTGATGGGCATTTTATCGGATGGCTCGGAGGTAAACCGGATAGTACCGTTACTACCGGTTGGGAGACTTCCGGCCAATCAGGTCCCGGCGGCGACGCTCCGGGAATGTTTCTCGCGCCGTACGATGCTCGTTTGCACGGGGATACTCTATATGTGGCCGACGGCCATAACGGACGCATTCAGGTATTTATTCTGGATAATCCTTAA
- the hisH gene encoding imidazole glycerol phosphate synthase subunit HisH, with the protein MSEVAIVDYGMCNLDSIGRAVEECGGRPLVTENPDDLKTASHIILPGVGAFPDGMKNLVERGFDKVLNKEVIDNSVPFLGICLGMQLMARKSHEGGSTEGLGWIDGEVVKLEPYGEDTRIPHIAWNEVYPEGQPVLFENIEPGKDFYFVHSYHLVCDNENQILATTPYAAGFVSAVGYDNIFGVQFHPEKSQKVGFQVLRNFLSL; encoded by the coding sequence ATGAGTGAAGTTGCCATAGTTGATTATGGAATGTGTAATCTTGATTCGATTGGGCGGGCCGTTGAAGAATGCGGCGGCCGCCCGCTTGTCACCGAAAATCCCGATGATTTGAAAACGGCTTCCCATATCATCCTGCCCGGCGTGGGAGCCTTTCCCGACGGTATGAAAAACCTGGTTGAACGAGGCTTTGACAAGGTTCTCAATAAAGAAGTTATCGACAACAGTGTTCCGTTTCTCGGCATTTGCCTGGGGATGCAACTCATGGCCCGCAAAAGTCACGAGGGTGGTTCAACCGAAGGATTGGGCTGGATTGACGGTGAAGTCGTCAAGCTGGAGCCATACGGCGAGGATACTCGCATTCCTCATATTGCCTGGAATGAAGTCTATCCGGAAGGGCAACCAGTTTTATTTGAAAATATCGAACCGGGCAAAGATTTTTATTTTGTTCATAGTTATCACCTGGTGTGCGATAATGAAAATCAGATATTGGCTACCACGCCGTATGCGGCCGGATTTGTGTCGGCCGTCGGATATGATAATATTTTTGGAGTTCAATTTCATCCCGAAAAAAGCCAAAAGGTCGGTTTTCAGGTTCTCCGCAATTTTCTATCACTGTAG